The following proteins are encoded in a genomic region of Sorangiineae bacterium MSr12523:
- a CDS encoding FkbM family methyltransferase, whose protein sequence is MLGVPKDEKPTWISRLAAQPAVHRAIRTFRLQELTSAALKVRPIKRRLPKSGIEYRVRYLESFLMADEIFQRKIYREAFEGLDVRSFVDLGSNVGYFPLFAVELTGRRDLVGIAVDGNRSMTDETRWHVDHNHLANVKPLWGIVGYPSDVKEATFYLNPSNVSCSAQPVLNPDVPSKGRIKEVTVPTVDVASAWMQHAGDVRVDVLKIDVEGFEREVLRTCGALLDKTSSVVVEWHKWIASQDEVEALLRDRGFVRFRTISEDPYCGVAVYRPRAS, encoded by the coding sequence ATGCTTGGAGTGCCCAAGGACGAGAAGCCCACTTGGATCAGCCGACTTGCCGCCCAGCCCGCGGTTCACCGTGCGATTCGTACGTTTCGCTTGCAGGAACTAACGAGTGCTGCGCTGAAAGTCCGCCCTATCAAGCGGCGTCTTCCCAAGTCGGGAATCGAGTATCGCGTCCGCTATTTGGAGAGCTTTCTCATGGCCGACGAGATCTTCCAACGAAAGATCTATCGTGAGGCTTTCGAAGGTTTGGACGTGAGAAGCTTCGTGGATCTCGGGTCCAACGTCGGATACTTCCCTCTTTTCGCGGTGGAACTCACCGGCCGGCGTGATCTCGTGGGAATTGCCGTCGATGGCAATCGTTCGATGACCGACGAGACTCGGTGGCACGTCGACCATAACCATCTCGCGAACGTAAAGCCGCTCTGGGGAATCGTCGGGTATCCCAGCGACGTCAAAGAGGCGACGTTCTACTTGAATCCGTCGAATGTCTCGTGCTCGGCCCAGCCCGTCCTCAACCCCGACGTGCCCTCGAAGGGACGCATCAAGGAAGTGACGGTGCCGACCGTCGACGTGGCTAGCGCTTGGATGCAGCACGCCGGGGATGTTCGGGTGGACGTGCTCAAGATCGATGTCGAAGGCTTCGAGCGCGAAGTTCTGCGCACGTGTGGTGCGCTTCTCGACAAGACGTCATCCGTCGTCGTCGAGTGGCACAAGTGGATCGCGTCGCAGGACGAAGTGGAGGCATTGCTCCGCGACCGCGGGTTCGTGCGCTTTCGAACGATCAGCGAGGACCCGTACTGTGGGGTTGCAGTGTACCGTCCGCGCGCGTCATGA
- a CDS encoding glycosyltransferase family 9 protein, producing the protein MFNVSLMRWIDDRVGNLACNALAYKKRLLSLLERSKNNGALPSFKKIAVMKFFGFGSIVVASPALAALRESFPDAEILFVTFKSNKDILEILRVADRALFIDTSSLQAFTTSTLQVAATLRREKVDLALDLEFFAKFPLVLANLAGIKQSAGYYLTQEHWRRTLLDIPGSYNHYFHTKDIFLSLVYLLRTGDLYYVGFDEFRKRYKYPQIEIRSQELERVQALLRENSVDGDIIVLNPNSSVDLAPEVRKWPEERYGELADRILAENPDAHVILIGAKSEEHYVNRVRSHARNGRVLSLAGKLSLRELTALFSIASLLVTNDSGPMHLACLTDTPIVGLFFGDTPTLFAPVASRVEVVAPSLYSIPMFTVYNGKDVFAGRPAETIANVPAQTVSVEDVMQKVRALLEPAQHSNGVDEDRPTVH; encoded by the coding sequence ATGTTCAACGTCAGTTTGATGCGGTGGATCGACGATAGAGTGGGCAACCTCGCGTGCAATGCCCTCGCGTACAAGAAGCGGCTCCTCTCTCTTCTCGAGCGAAGCAAGAACAACGGTGCCCTGCCGAGCTTCAAGAAGATTGCCGTGATGAAGTTCTTCGGCTTCGGGTCGATCGTCGTCGCGTCCCCTGCTCTAGCGGCGCTGCGTGAAAGCTTTCCGGACGCCGAAATCCTCTTCGTCACGTTCAAGTCGAACAAGGATATTCTCGAGATCTTGCGCGTGGCCGACCGCGCCCTTTTCATCGACACCTCGAGTTTGCAGGCGTTCACGACGTCGACCCTCCAGGTCGCAGCGACGCTGCGCCGCGAGAAGGTGGATCTCGCCCTCGACCTCGAGTTCTTCGCGAAGTTCCCCCTCGTGCTCGCCAATCTGGCCGGCATCAAGCAAAGTGCCGGTTATTATCTCACTCAGGAGCACTGGCGCCGCACGCTCCTCGACATTCCTGGCTCGTACAACCACTATTTTCACACGAAGGATATCTTCCTCTCGTTGGTTTATCTGCTTCGGACCGGGGATCTCTATTACGTGGGATTCGACGAGTTTCGAAAGCGGTACAAGTATCCGCAAATCGAAATTCGCTCGCAGGAGCTGGAGCGCGTGCAGGCGTTGTTGCGAGAGAACTCCGTCGATGGCGACATCATCGTGCTCAACCCCAATTCGTCCGTCGACCTCGCTCCTGAGGTGCGAAAGTGGCCCGAAGAGCGCTACGGCGAATTGGCCGATCGCATCCTTGCGGAAAACCCCGACGCGCACGTGATTCTCATCGGTGCAAAATCCGAGGAGCACTATGTGAACCGAGTGCGCTCACATGCACGCAATGGGCGAGTGCTCTCGCTTGCGGGCAAGCTCTCCTTGCGGGAGCTGACGGCGCTCTTTTCGATTGCCTCGCTACTCGTGACCAACGACAGCGGTCCCATGCACCTCGCCTGCCTGACGGACACGCCCATCGTCGGCCTATTTTTCGGCGATACCCCAACCCTCTTCGCACCGGTGGCGTCGCGCGTGGAGGTGGTCGCGCCCTCCCTCTACAGCATTCCCATGTTCACGGTGTACAACGGCAAAGACGTATTTGCCGGACGGCCCGCCGAGACCATCGCCAATGTGCCTGCGCAAACCGTGTCGGTCGAGGACGTCATGCAGAAGGTGCGAGCTCTCTTGGAACCCGCGCAACACTCGAACGGCGTGGACGAGGATCGGCCCACCGTGCACTGA
- the rfaE1 gene encoding D-glycero-beta-D-manno-heptose-7-phosphate kinase, giving the protein MVDLTKLSGRRVLVIGDLMLDEFVDGDVLRISPEAPVPVLEVRGRTYRAGGAANTATNVGSLGGRPSIAGVVGTDREGEILRRELLASDVDLSATVADTARPTTHKTRIIARGQQVVRIDHESREPLSESVREELTARCVQAMAHHDACIISDYNKGVISPALCAAVIQAAGNKPVVVDPKRRDFSAYRGATLVTPNLNELEAATGIAATRDEDVIAAGRSLLASLAGGAVLVTRGARGMTLIVPEREPLHLKATAREVFDVTGAGDTVVSTLGLALAAGISLETAVAVANEAAGIAVSKRGTAAVFAEELRKVLG; this is encoded by the coding sequence ATGGTCGACCTGACCAAGCTTTCGGGACGTCGTGTGCTCGTCATCGGCGATCTCATGCTCGATGAATTCGTCGATGGCGACGTGCTGCGTATCTCCCCCGAAGCGCCCGTACCGGTGCTCGAGGTACGGGGCAGGACCTACCGCGCAGGTGGCGCCGCAAACACGGCGACCAATGTTGGAAGCCTCGGTGGGCGCCCATCGATCGCGGGGGTCGTGGGGACGGATCGCGAGGGAGAAATCCTGCGGCGCGAACTCCTCGCGAGCGACGTCGATTTGTCGGCGACGGTGGCCGACACCGCGCGGCCGACCACGCACAAGACGCGCATCATCGCGCGCGGGCAACAAGTCGTGCGGATTGACCATGAATCGCGTGAACCTCTCTCGGAGTCCGTCCGGGAGGAACTGACCGCGCGGTGTGTGCAGGCCATGGCGCATCACGATGCCTGCATTATTTCGGACTACAACAAAGGCGTCATCTCACCGGCATTGTGCGCTGCGGTCATCCAGGCAGCGGGCAACAAACCCGTCGTCGTGGACCCCAAACGACGCGACTTTTCCGCATATCGTGGGGCGACGCTCGTGACCCCCAACCTGAACGAGCTCGAAGCGGCCACCGGGATCGCGGCGACGCGCGACGAGGACGTCATTGCGGCCGGTCGTTCGTTGCTCGCATCCCTCGCGGGTGGGGCGGTTCTGGTGACACGAGGTGCACGGGGCATGACCCTCATCGTGCCGGAACGGGAGCCTCTCCACCTGAAGGCCACGGCGCGCGAGGTCTTCGACGTGACGGGAGCAGGCGATACGGTCGTAAGTACCCTCGGCTTGGCGCTGGCTGCTGGCATTTCCCTCGAGACGGCGGTGGCCGTGGCCAATGAAGCAGCAGGTATCGCCGTGAGCAAAAGGGGAACGGCTGCCGTTTTCGCCGAAGAACTTCGCAAGGTCTTGGGATAA
- a CDS encoding HAD family hydrolase translates to MAHRALFLDRDGTIIVDTGYPRDPREVQLVEGAVPAMKAARDMGYVLVVVSNQSGVARGIVSNDQLASVHAKMAELLAAEGVVLDATYYCTHGPDDGCICRKPQPGLLLRAAEEHQLDLARSLLVGDKPSDVAAGKAAGCGSFQLGTWKDALFWLQASSGGAGERC, encoded by the coding sequence ATGGCTCATAGGGCGCTCTTTCTCGATCGCGACGGGACGATCATCGTCGACACGGGGTACCCTCGCGATCCGCGCGAGGTGCAGCTCGTGGAGGGGGCGGTTCCCGCCATGAAGGCCGCCCGGGACATGGGCTATGTGCTCGTCGTCGTCAGCAATCAATCCGGGGTGGCGCGGGGCATCGTCTCGAACGACCAACTGGCCAGCGTGCATGCCAAAATGGCCGAACTTCTCGCGGCGGAAGGGGTCGTGCTCGACGCAACTTATTACTGCACCCACGGTCCGGATGACGGCTGCATCTGCAGAAAGCCTCAGCCGGGGCTGCTCTTGCGCGCGGCCGAGGAGCACCAGCTCGATCTGGCGCGATCGCTCCTCGTTGGGGACAAGCCGAGCGATGTGGCGGCGGGCAAAGCTGCGGGCTGCGGCTCGTTCCAGCTCGGGACGTGGAAGGACGCTCTTTTCTGGCTGCAAGCTAGCTCCGGCGGCGCAGGCGAGAGATGCTAG
- a CDS encoding SIS domain-containing protein, which yields MPQLALVPDDVIAKAIASRALHEGGRLRRAFFESQAQELLETIRLFAGVLRAGKKVLLFGNGGSAADAQHIAAELVGRFVKDREALPAIALTVDTSALTAIGNDYGFEQVFARQVRALGQEGDLAVAISTSGTSPNVIAAIHAAREKGMRVMGLSGRKGGQMPALCDTCLVVPSNDTARIQELHITIGHILCEVLEASLEAPRGEPKVESRPKVSRSAKEVDLAELMELRRLWRAEGHTVVWTNGNFDVFHIGHLESLRAARKFGTVLVVGVNSDEAIRVAKAAKVHARPVFPVAERVEVLTALEVVDYVLVFDEPTPERILSLVQPDVHCKGADYAPPNGAPIPEAATVAAYGGRVEFLPLIPGRSSTSTLARLLDGS from the coding sequence ATGCCTCAGTTAGCTCTGGTACCTGACGACGTCATCGCGAAAGCCATTGCATCGCGTGCCCTGCATGAAGGCGGGCGCCTCCGGCGCGCATTTTTCGAGTCCCAGGCCCAGGAGCTGCTCGAGACGATACGGCTCTTTGCCGGGGTTCTTCGCGCTGGGAAAAAGGTGCTCCTGTTTGGGAACGGTGGTAGCGCGGCGGATGCCCAGCACATTGCTGCCGAGCTCGTTGGCCGCTTCGTGAAGGACCGGGAAGCGTTGCCTGCCATTGCGCTCACGGTGGACACGTCCGCTCTGACGGCCATCGGAAACGACTACGGGTTCGAGCAAGTGTTTGCTCGTCAGGTTCGTGCCCTGGGGCAGGAGGGCGACCTCGCCGTTGCGATTTCGACGAGCGGCACCTCGCCAAACGTCATTGCCGCCATCCATGCCGCTCGTGAGAAGGGCATGCGCGTGATGGGGCTCTCCGGCCGCAAAGGCGGGCAGATGCCAGCCCTATGCGACACGTGCCTCGTCGTACCGTCGAACGACACTGCACGGATTCAAGAATTGCACATTACGATTGGCCACATCCTCTGCGAGGTGCTCGAGGCATCGCTCGAAGCGCCTCGTGGCGAGCCGAAAGTCGAGTCGCGCCCGAAGGTTTCGCGTTCGGCGAAGGAAGTCGATCTGGCCGAGCTGATGGAACTCCGCCGCCTTTGGCGGGCCGAAGGCCACACGGTCGTTTGGACGAATGGCAACTTCGACGTTTTTCACATCGGCCACCTCGAATCGCTGCGTGCTGCGCGGAAGTTTGGCACCGTGCTCGTCGTGGGGGTCAATTCCGACGAGGCTATTCGCGTGGCCAAGGCGGCCAAGGTCCACGCTCGACCGGTGTTTCCCGTTGCCGAGCGAGTCGAGGTTCTGACCGCCCTGGAGGTCGTGGATTACGTGCTCGTCTTCGACGAACCAACGCCCGAGCGGATCCTGTCGCTCGTTCAACCGGACGTCCATTGCAAAGGGGCCGACTACGCCCCGCCGAACGGCGCACCCATTCCGGAAGCGGCGACCGTGGCGGCGTATGGTGGGCGCGTGGAGTTTCTCCCGCTCATCCCGGGCAGGTCATCGACCAGCACACTCGCCCGCCTCCTCGATGGCTCATAG
- a CDS encoding NAD-dependent epimerase/dehydratase family protein, with protein sequence MRFFVIGGAGFIGSHLVDRLVERGSVTVFDNLSVGKPAFIEGPLASGKATLIQGDALDLDALTRTMAGHDVVFHLAANPEARWGLERTRLDLEQGTIATYNALEAARLAGVPKFVFSSSGTVYGNTAEACGETDLGNLPISLYGASKFAGESLIAAYVECFKLRGYILRFGNVVGPRGTHGAILDFCKKLREHPDYLDVLGDGRQAKPYLHVTDCAAGILHVLDHGPDAINVYNLAPPDWTSVARIAELCVAASPNPAARIEFGGGKQGWPGDVPVSRINPEKLGALGFRVRYTSDAAVELSVKQVAAEVFG encoded by the coding sequence ATGCGTTTTTTCGTCATCGGCGGCGCCGGGTTCATCGGCAGCCACTTGGTAGACCGACTGGTGGAGCGTGGCTCGGTTACGGTTTTCGACAACCTCTCCGTTGGAAAACCGGCATTCATCGAAGGCCCGCTCGCGAGCGGCAAGGCCACCTTGATACAGGGCGACGCCCTCGATCTCGATGCGCTGACGCGCACCATGGCCGGTCACGACGTCGTATTTCATCTCGCAGCCAATCCCGAGGCGCGCTGGGGACTCGAGCGAACCCGTCTCGACCTCGAGCAAGGAACCATCGCGACGTACAATGCGCTGGAAGCGGCACGACTCGCGGGCGTGCCCAAGTTCGTCTTCTCCTCGAGCGGCACCGTTTACGGGAACACGGCGGAGGCCTGCGGGGAGACCGATTTGGGCAACCTGCCCATTTCTCTCTACGGCGCGAGTAAGTTCGCCGGCGAATCGCTCATCGCAGCCTACGTGGAATGTTTCAAACTACGCGGGTACATCTTGCGTTTCGGCAACGTCGTCGGCCCCAGGGGCACACACGGGGCCATCTTGGACTTCTGCAAAAAGCTCCGCGAGCATCCGGACTACCTCGACGTGCTGGGCGATGGGCGGCAGGCCAAGCCGTATCTCCACGTCACGGATTGTGCGGCGGGTATCCTCCACGTCCTCGATCACGGCCCCGACGCAATCAATGTCTACAATCTGGCCCCCCCGGATTGGACCAGCGTGGCCCGCATCGCCGAGCTCTGCGTAGCCGCCTCGCCAAATCCGGCTGCGCGCATCGAATTCGGCGGTGGAAAACAAGGCTGGCCCGGCGACGTCCCGGTCTCCCGCATCAACCCCGAGAAACTCGGCGCACTCGGATTCCGCGTCCGCTACACCTCCGACGCCGCCGTCGAACTGAGCGTGAAGCAGGTGGCCGCAGAAGTCTTCGGATGA
- a CDS encoding NTP transferase domain-containing protein yields the protein MNVANEQAVILAGGLATRMRPFTLKTPKALLDVAGRPFIDWQLEKLAACGFRDVVLCIAHLGEAIREHVGDGARFGLSVHYSDEGPTLLGTLGALRKAFDLLAPTFLVTYGDSYLPFDYQAPLRLLETYDDCDGVMSVYKNAGQWDASNVVTDGIWVSRYEKGVKDPAFDHIDYGAIALRRNVVAATAPGTRADLAVLQEELARQGRLRAYPAAVRFFEIGSPEGLATLTDHLLFQKRP from the coding sequence ATGAACGTCGCGAACGAGCAGGCAGTCATCCTCGCGGGCGGCCTCGCCACCCGCATGCGCCCCTTCACGCTGAAAACGCCGAAGGCCCTGCTCGACGTGGCGGGTCGCCCCTTCATCGACTGGCAGCTCGAGAAGCTCGCGGCGTGCGGTTTTCGCGACGTCGTCTTGTGCATCGCACACCTCGGAGAAGCGATCCGCGAACATGTCGGCGATGGGGCCCGATTTGGACTGAGCGTGCATTACTCCGACGAGGGGCCGACGTTACTCGGTACTCTGGGCGCTCTTCGAAAGGCGTTCGACCTTTTGGCGCCCACATTTCTGGTCACGTACGGGGATAGCTACCTGCCCTTCGATTACCAGGCGCCGCTCCGGCTGCTCGAAACCTACGACGACTGCGACGGCGTCATGAGCGTCTACAAGAACGCGGGCCAATGGGATGCTTCCAACGTCGTCACCGATGGGATCTGGGTGTCGCGGTATGAAAAGGGCGTGAAGGACCCGGCGTTCGATCACATCGACTACGGCGCCATCGCACTGCGTCGAAACGTGGTGGCGGCAACGGCACCGGGCACGCGCGCCGACCTCGCGGTGTTGCAAGAGGAGCTCGCTCGGCAGGGGCGTTTACGCGCCTACCCGGCTGCGGTAAGGTTCTTCGAAATCGGCTCACCCGAAGGGTTGGCCACCTTGACCGACCATCTTCTTTTCCAGAAAAGACCATGA
- a CDS encoding sugar kinase, translating into MIVSRAPVRFSLGGGGSDLPSYASQHGGFLVAAAIDKHIFVAINSRFYDTIRLAYSHTEIVERVDQIEHRLFREALRFTGVSRGVELVSIADLPANSGLGSSSSFTVALLNALHAYKGEFVSSEQLAREACHIEMDILKEPIGKQDQYIAAYGGVTAFTFEKDGAVHVERLPVKLEVLDELERNLIVFYSGVERAASDVLVQQREVIKKNEDSAVQRMHRIKELGYETKRLLLEGDVDRYGDLLHEHWTNKRKLAAKMTDSTIDEHYEAARKAGALGGKLIGAGGGGFFMFYARPGDRRAVTDALVRRGLKPLRFRFDFDGARIVANFHRS; encoded by the coding sequence ATGATTGTTTCACGCGCGCCGGTTCGTTTCTCCCTTGGCGGCGGTGGGTCCGATTTGCCCAGCTACGCGTCGCAGCACGGTGGCTTCCTCGTGGCCGCAGCCATCGACAAGCACATCTTCGTCGCCATCAATAGCCGATTTTACGACACCATCCGTCTCGCGTATTCACACACGGAAATCGTCGAGCGGGTCGACCAAATCGAGCATCGTCTGTTCCGCGAAGCCCTGCGTTTCACCGGTGTCTCGCGCGGCGTGGAGCTCGTCAGCATCGCCGACTTGCCTGCCAATTCCGGCCTCGGCTCATCCAGCTCGTTCACCGTAGCTTTGCTCAATGCCCTGCACGCGTACAAAGGCGAATTCGTCTCCAGCGAGCAATTGGCGCGCGAAGCCTGCCACATCGAGATGGATATCCTGAAGGAGCCCATCGGAAAGCAGGATCAATATATCGCCGCATACGGTGGCGTAACCGCGTTCACCTTCGAAAAGGACGGAGCCGTGCACGTGGAGCGGCTCCCGGTGAAGCTCGAGGTGCTGGACGAACTCGAACGCAACCTCATCGTCTTTTACTCGGGTGTGGAACGCGCGGCGTCCGACGTGCTCGTTCAGCAGCGCGAGGTCATCAAAAAGAACGAGGACAGCGCCGTTCAGCGCATGCACCGCATCAAGGAACTCGGCTACGAGACCAAACGCCTGCTGCTCGAGGGCGACGTCGACCGATATGGAGATCTCCTCCACGAGCACTGGACGAACAAGCGCAAGCTCGCCGCCAAAATGACCGATTCGACCATCGATGAGCACTATGAGGCGGCGCGCAAGGCAGGCGCCTTGGGAGGCAAGCTCATTGGCGCTGGCGGTGGCGGCTTTTTTATGTTCTACGCGCGGCCGGGTGACCGTCGCGCCGTAACCGACGCGCTGGTTCGCCGCGGCCTCAAGCCGCTGCGGTTTCGTTTCGATTTCGATGGCGCGCGCATCGTTGCGAACTTCCATCGCTCGTGA
- a CDS encoding SIS domain-containing protein: MKTFTESFLDESIELIRKLDTASIEALAEGLAAVRAGGGRLFILGVGGSAGHASHAVNDFRKICGLESYAPTDNVSELTARVNDEGWDTSFSEWLKVSRLNERDGVLVFSVGGGNRVKNVSVNLVRSLELARERGAKIFGIVGRDGGYTKEVADVCVLIPTVASERITPHTEGFCAVVWHLLVSHPKLQAQTTKWESVK; encoded by the coding sequence ATGAAAACATTCACCGAATCTTTTCTCGACGAGAGCATCGAGCTCATTCGCAAATTGGACACGGCGAGCATCGAAGCCCTGGCCGAAGGTCTGGCCGCCGTGCGGGCCGGTGGCGGGCGTCTTTTCATCCTCGGTGTCGGTGGCTCGGCGGGCCACGCGAGCCATGCGGTGAACGATTTTCGTAAGATCTGCGGCCTCGAATCGTACGCACCGACGGACAACGTCTCGGAGCTCACGGCGCGCGTCAACGACGAGGGATGGGACACGAGCTTCTCCGAGTGGCTCAAAGTCTCGCGGCTGAACGAGCGAGACGGCGTATTGGTCTTCTCCGTCGGCGGCGGCAACCGGGTGAAGAACGTGTCCGTGAACCTGGTGCGCTCCCTCGAGCTCGCACGCGAACGCGGCGCGAAGATCTTCGGCATCGTGGGGCGCGATGGCGGCTACACGAAAGAAGTGGCCGACGTGTGCGTGCTCATTCCCACCGTCGCCAGCGAACGCATCACCCCCCATACGGAAGGCTTTTGCGCCGTCGTCTGGCACTTGCTGGTCAGCCATCCCAAGCTTCAAGCACAGACCACGAAATGGGAGTCGGTGAAGTAA
- a CDS encoding HAD-IIIA family hydrolase — protein sequence MGVGEVTLRRGVILDRDGTLIDVVRDEETGVITTAFHPNQLRLLAGVEEGLRLLHDAGYVLAIATNQPGPAKGHFGREAVQRTNDALVALLAHRGIPIAKVATCMHHPEGGAGGDSSLVGPCECRKPKPGLLLDLVRDLGLNPAHSWMLGDTSSDVEAGHAAGLRTGLIFAPNRCELCPLRPQQGTTAPTRRLPDLAGATVRDLASKIANTAE from the coding sequence ATGGGAGTCGGTGAAGTAACACTACGGCGAGGCGTCATCCTCGACCGCGATGGCACCCTGATCGACGTCGTGCGCGATGAGGAAACGGGGGTCATCACCACCGCGTTTCATCCGAACCAGTTGCGACTTCTCGCCGGTGTCGAAGAAGGGCTGCGCCTTCTCCACGACGCAGGATACGTGCTGGCCATCGCCACCAATCAACCCGGCCCGGCCAAGGGCCATTTCGGGCGCGAAGCCGTGCAGCGAACGAATGACGCTCTCGTGGCATTGCTCGCCCATCGCGGCATTCCCATCGCAAAGGTTGCAACCTGCATGCATCATCCCGAAGGTGGCGCGGGAGGCGACTCGTCGCTGGTCGGACCTTGCGAGTGCCGCAAGCCGAAACCCGGCCTCCTCCTGGACCTCGTCCGAGACCTCGGACTGAACCCAGCGCATTCATGGATGCTGGGGGACACTTCGTCCGACGTGGAGGCCGGTCACGCGGCAGGCTTGCGCACCGGGCTTATTTTTGCGCCGAACCGATGCGAGCTTTGCCCCTTGCGACCCCAACAGGGGACCACTGCGCCCACGCGCCGGTTGCCAGATTTAGCGGGGGCAACCGTACGAGATCTCGCCTCGAAGATTGCAAATACGGCGGAATAG
- a CDS encoding transaldolase: MAIFIDSSDPKEIQELYGWGVLSGVTTNPLIIAREAPDADLGERIREVLKVSWGDVSVELTTETEKEQLEEALAYHTWDRERICIKVPMSEHGLRVVHALTKKGIKTNVTCMMAMNQAYLAALAGATYVSIFSGRVKDLGYDVRPVISSTRTILEREGLPAKIIVGSMRSMFDVNEALEAGAHIPTITPPLLRKMVHHPRTESTIAEFNNAWRNRGSKK; this comes from the coding sequence ATGGCCATTTTCATCGACAGCTCGGACCCCAAGGAAATCCAGGAACTCTATGGCTGGGGTGTGCTGTCAGGCGTCACCACCAATCCGCTTATCATTGCTCGAGAGGCCCCCGATGCGGATCTCGGTGAGCGCATTCGCGAAGTTCTCAAGGTGAGCTGGGGCGACGTCTCCGTCGAACTCACGACCGAGACGGAAAAAGAACAACTCGAGGAGGCCCTCGCCTACCACACGTGGGATCGCGAGCGAATCTGTATCAAGGTGCCCATGAGCGAGCACGGTCTACGCGTCGTTCACGCGCTGACCAAAAAGGGCATCAAGACCAACGTGACGTGCATGATGGCCATGAACCAGGCCTACCTTGCCGCGCTCGCAGGGGCCACGTACGTGAGCATTTTCTCGGGCCGCGTGAAGGATCTGGGCTACGACGTCCGCCCGGTCATTTCCTCGACGCGTACCATCTTGGAGCGGGAAGGCCTGCCCGCGAAGATCATCGTGGGTTCGATGCGATCCATGTTCGACGTGAACGAGGCGCTGGAGGCCGGGGCGCACATTCCGACCATTACACCGCCGCTTCTGCGCAAAATGGTCCATCACCCCCGAACCGAATCCACCATCGCGGAGTTCAACAATGCCTGGCGCAACCGCGGAAGCAAAAAGTAG